A section of the Pirellulaceae bacterium genome encodes:
- the tssA gene encoding type VI secretion system protein TssA — protein MSSTPFALDVEFLLKPISIDHPAGMDLRTDAIEHDCYDQIRRERSAARSVERRLDVEPDHDRVGLQKNWNSVFELSQKLLAEDSKDLEIAAYLLEALIRVHGFSGLRDGFTIVRRIVEEYWPDIYPKTADNQHPELSHLAGLNGGEVIGSLIGPILTQPLTGGGVANEFICTEFMQARQLETLSPEDRERQLESVQQVTMDEFRRAVAETPTGFYVRLQQDVDECLEEFQQLRSTLIEVCGDQAPPTTNILEALETSAEILTYIAGPADHQNAEEMIDDAKDSDASRTSSTGNAMSETIRTREEALLALEEVAAFYRRSEPHSPMSSAASQLACWGKMTLPELVDILIPDEQARTFFRMRTGMDETMR, from the coding sequence ATGTCGTCGACACCTTTCGCTCTCGATGTCGAGTTTCTGCTGAAACCAATCTCTATTGACCATCCGGCCGGAATGGATTTGCGTACGGATGCGATTGAACACGATTGTTACGACCAAATTCGTCGAGAACGTTCCGCGGCACGTTCCGTTGAACGGCGACTTGATGTCGAACCCGATCACGACCGAGTCGGTTTGCAAAAAAATTGGAATTCGGTTTTTGAACTGTCACAAAAGCTTCTAGCTGAAGACTCAAAAGATCTGGAAATCGCAGCGTATTTGCTGGAAGCCTTGATCCGAGTTCATGGCTTTTCGGGTCTTCGCGATGGATTCACCATTGTTCGTCGGATCGTCGAGGAATACTGGCCTGATATCTACCCAAAAACTGCAGACAATCAACATCCTGAACTATCCCACTTGGCCGGCCTGAACGGTGGTGAGGTTATCGGCAGTTTAATAGGGCCCATCTTGACCCAGCCTTTGACTGGCGGAGGTGTGGCTAATGAGTTTATCTGTACAGAATTTATGCAAGCTCGACAATTGGAAACATTGTCACCAGAGGATCGTGAGCGTCAGCTGGAGAGTGTACAGCAGGTAACGATGGACGAGTTTCGCCGCGCGGTCGCCGAAACTCCAACCGGATTCTACGTGCGTTTGCAACAGGATGTTGACGAGTGTCTCGAGGAATTCCAGCAGCTCCGCAGCACCCTCATTGAAGTTTGTGGCGATCAGGCACCGCCAACCACAAATATTCTTGAGGCGTTGGAAACGTCCGCGGAAATTTTGACTTACATTGCTGGTCCGGCGGATCATCAGAATGCTGAAGAGATGATTGATGATGCGAAAGATTCGGACGCATCCAGAACTTCGTCCACCGGAAACGCGATGTCTGAAACCATTCGAACTCGGGAAGAAGCCTTGTTGGCACTGGAAGAAGTTGCCGCATTTTACCGTCGTAGCGAACCACACAGTCCGATGTCTTCGGCAGCCAGTCAGCTTGCGTGTTGGGGCAAGATGACACTGCCAGAACTTGTCGACATATTGATTCCCGATGAGCAAGCTCGCACTTTCTTTCGGATGCGAACGGGTATGGATGAGACGATGCGCTAG
- the tssK gene encoding type VI secretion system baseplate subunit TssK, which yields MKSSQVCWLEGSLVLPHHFQAEVTNLQYWANANINWTTPFHYGLCKIDFELGSETLTISHLKARLRDGSMISVPENATIHSLNFKQPLEQAGVDGLYLYLTLPDYRPGRANAVRVDESEHTDDDQRRYFIQQREWQDVNFEDDVRTIDFYDFNVRIKCSTTPIPPDGFTSIPLLKILPPTKQNSAASIDPNFFPPLLSCCAWPDMKQLLGQIESLIASFIKQQSAQLTLMDAWNHLTQPSIQRAIIRQSAANGAYSVLSSLIGLTRWSCESRPLHVLHPFQMYQEIVRLIGQLGIVEQDWIAPSVPEYDHEKLGVVFRQLQNLLQRLLTPYGPSKLTQYPMIGTADWLEVSIGNLLQDDACEFYIGVVSDMSTADIQRLFSVRHLDWKLGSRSTIGQIYKNAEPGLRLNACVDCPPDLPNVAGRTYFHVESTGEYWEDLKKDPTLALWFNPRHVQGSFLGSNFVNVVDQERKTHKLELSLYVVQHESLVSNQNGSTNHDDA from the coding sequence GTGAAGAGTAGTCAGGTTTGTTGGCTGGAAGGATCTTTGGTGCTACCGCACCATTTCCAGGCCGAAGTCACCAATCTACAGTATTGGGCGAATGCAAATATAAACTGGACTACTCCGTTTCATTATGGACTGTGCAAAATCGACTTCGAGCTCGGCTCAGAAACCTTGACAATTTCGCACCTAAAAGCGCGATTGCGGGACGGCTCAATGATTTCTGTCCCAGAGAACGCAACCATTCATTCGCTGAACTTCAAACAGCCTTTGGAGCAAGCTGGAGTTGATGGTCTTTACCTCTATTTGACCCTGCCGGATTATCGTCCCGGGAGAGCAAATGCGGTGCGGGTCGATGAATCTGAACACACCGACGACGATCAGCGAAGGTATTTTATACAGCAAAGAGAATGGCAGGACGTGAATTTCGAGGATGACGTCCGAACAATTGACTTTTACGATTTCAATGTTCGCATCAAATGTAGCACGACGCCCATACCTCCAGATGGTTTCACGTCGATTCCACTCTTGAAGATTCTGCCTCCCACGAAACAGAACTCGGCAGCAAGTATCGACCCCAATTTTTTTCCGCCGCTGCTGTCGTGTTGCGCTTGGCCAGACATGAAGCAACTATTGGGGCAGATTGAGTCCCTTATTGCCAGCTTTATCAAACAGCAATCAGCCCAGCTCACGCTAATGGATGCCTGGAACCATTTAACGCAACCCAGCATTCAGCGGGCCATCATTCGTCAATCCGCAGCAAACGGCGCTTACTCTGTACTCTCGTCGTTAATCGGACTCACACGATGGTCGTGCGAAAGCAGGCCTCTGCATGTGTTGCACCCTTTTCAGATGTACCAGGAAATTGTGCGGCTGATTGGTCAGTTGGGTATCGTGGAACAAGACTGGATCGCTCCGTCAGTTCCAGAATACGATCATGAAAAGTTGGGGGTTGTATTTCGTCAATTACAAAACCTACTTCAACGTTTGCTAACACCCTATGGCCCGTCAAAGTTGACGCAGTATCCGATGATTGGCACGGCGGACTGGCTAGAAGTCAGTATTGGAAACCTATTGCAGGATGATGCATGCGAATTTTATATAGGCGTCGTTAGTGACATGTCGACTGCGGATATACAACGCCTGTTTTCAGTTCGGCACCTCGATTGGAAACTGGGAAGCCGGTCGACAATCGGCCAAATCTATAAGAATGCGGAGCCAGGCTTGCGATTGAATGCGTGTGTTGATTGCCCGCCAGATTTGCCTAATGTTGCTGGTCGAACCTACTTTCATGTCGAATCGACTGGCGAATACTGGGAGGACTTAAAGAAAGATCCCACCTTGGCGTTATGGTTCAATCCGCGGCATGTACAGGGAAGCTTTTTGGGTTCCAATTTCGTCAACGTCGTGGATCAGGAACGCAAAACGCACAAACTAGAACTTTCGTTATATGTTGTGCAACATGAATCTCTCGTTTCAAATCAAAATGGCTCGACCAATCATGATGACGCTTGA
- a CDS encoding DotU family type IV/VI secretion system protein translates to MMTLDVLEQIQATNGQEPSLEEAQIHLKRSLGTFDAHGADGELQQLARRAIIYWMDERIVNAEWQHARRWNDQTLELQLLGTRNRSRAFYDDAAVAEGMERLDAFETFAVCAALGFQGFYRQKISESDMPHDAIPEDKHDHAGSRGSEDSSDVDDKKATPEHAEGKSVGSQPSGAKAATEKPETSEAGTEDNYGQAVVVADAADETQDPPPSFSERDELDPIPAMNQFPETYDEWVSSAFAQLSVRRPTEFLPHDPLESARSAKPLTAANGLTWWLITFAVFLLITILLLDFGVPS, encoded by the coding sequence ATGATGACGCTTGACGTTTTGGAGCAGATCCAAGCTACCAACGGACAAGAACCATCATTAGAGGAAGCGCAAATCCATTTAAAACGGTCTCTCGGGACCTTTGATGCGCATGGTGCTGACGGGGAATTACAACAGCTCGCACGTCGCGCAATTATCTATTGGATGGATGAACGAATCGTCAATGCCGAATGGCAACATGCCCGACGATGGAACGATCAAACACTTGAGTTGCAACTACTTGGAACTCGTAATCGATCCAGAGCTTTTTACGACGATGCAGCGGTCGCAGAGGGTATGGAACGACTCGATGCGTTCGAAACTTTTGCGGTTTGTGCCGCTTTGGGGTTTCAAGGTTTCTATCGCCAAAAAATATCCGAATCAGACATGCCCCACGATGCAATTCCAGAGGATAAGCATGACCACGCAGGCAGTCGAGGTTCTGAAGATAGTTCTGATGTCGACGACAAGAAAGCGACGCCAGAACATGCGGAAGGAAAGAGCGTTGGAAGTCAGCCCTCGGGAGCAAAAGCAGCAACGGAAAAGCCAGAGACAAGTGAGGCAGGGACTGAGGACAACTACGGCCAAGCTGTCGTCGTGGCGGATGCAGCGGACGAGACGCAAGATCCACCACCCTCTTTCTCTGAACGCGATGAACTCGATCCAATTCCAGCGATGAATCAATTTCCGGAAACTTATGATGAATGGGTCTCATCGGCATTTGCTCAACTCTCGGTTCGAAGGCCGACGGAATTTTTGCCACACGATCCTCTCGAGTCCGCACGAAGCGCAAAACCTTTGACCGCGGCTAACGGGCTGACTTGGTGGCTCATTACCTTTGCAGTATTTCTCCTGATTACAATTTTGTTGCTAGACTTCGGAGTTCCATCGTAA
- a CDS encoding glycosyltransferase family 2 protein — MTPIPARAEDTTVRSCGILLCYNEEHLLRESMAHYLTQGIDLVIVDNESTDNSLEIALELQQHSPGPGTVRAVESFESHGFEWKRLLRFCNDYAHQKLSHYDWLLLIDADAFFCSPVRGLSLPGFMTEAHSRNYTALNGALYNFYPTDRDGPQSASLLSRQRHFDRIERDRIDLPQERIFAYRPDLDFARGNGHVVTFGDKRIFPMAYHYRHYGWTSFEQGKQKVFRDRKPRYITGERNFAVHPPYNGLLPLREDFVKPHKTLSAYDEDRELLSQADFKRALARLPLHSLGRRVDQFARRHLWPHWAHARALADRERLAAFAGLLPAKVREKITTARWARQYGDRFVVAAEKSHFQTTSLWEQVTQSPGTKNLPHSFHFLPTAVCDAKCYFCNQKVRASEHMPLKEFIAITDNIPGEVMRFFHFSGGGEPLLCGDLAEMVNYTRATYPWVQTSIQTNALTLDRNLDWIINSSLGGLQISWHGATEATDTLMFGRPGFASKVDALRQLDSALRGRKKTLARQFSVAVEQRNIHELPDIVRLAKELGVTEVSATFIRYYPVEGKGDTAEWPKDARHSLFFAQERYNQAVDEAKRVARSVGVAFSASRPFGHRPVRRNCRHPWTTAVIDWRGRLFPCPGGEVQFHSRVEAGDYDFGNLRDQSLAECIAKESYTAIRRTCDKSSPGDFIPECESCCVSLGLLGTDERKAHLLKWPEA, encoded by the coding sequence ATGACGCCGATTCCCGCAAGAGCTGAAGACACGACCGTTCGCTCCTGCGGGATCCTACTTTGCTATAACGAGGAGCACCTACTTCGTGAGTCGATGGCTCACTACCTGACGCAGGGAATTGACCTGGTCATCGTTGACAATGAATCCACGGACAACTCGCTCGAAATCGCCCTCGAGCTTCAGCAGCACAGCCCGGGGCCTGGCACCGTCAGAGCGGTGGAGTCGTTTGAGAGCCATGGATTCGAGTGGAAGCGCCTACTTCGTTTTTGCAACGACTACGCCCACCAGAAACTCTCACATTATGACTGGCTGCTGCTGATCGACGCGGACGCGTTCTTTTGCTCCCCTGTTCGCGGGCTCTCGCTGCCCGGCTTCATGACGGAAGCCCACTCGCGTAACTACACAGCACTCAACGGCGCACTCTACAATTTCTACCCGACGGATCGAGACGGTCCGCAATCTGCCTCTCTCCTCTCCAGGCAACGCCATTTTGACCGGATCGAAAGGGATCGAATCGACCTCCCGCAGGAGCGAATCTTCGCCTATCGACCTGATCTCGACTTCGCTCGTGGAAACGGCCATGTCGTAACGTTTGGCGACAAGCGAATTTTTCCTATGGCCTATCACTACCGACACTATGGATGGACCTCTTTCGAACAAGGAAAGCAGAAGGTCTTCAGGGACCGCAAGCCCCGTTACATCACGGGAGAACGCAACTTCGCGGTTCATCCCCCATACAACGGCCTGCTGCCGTTGCGGGAGGATTTCGTCAAACCTCACAAGACGCTGTCGGCCTATGACGAAGATCGCGAGCTTCTCTCCCAAGCGGACTTTAAACGCGCGTTGGCTCGTCTTCCCTTGCACTCACTGGGCCGTCGCGTGGATCAATTCGCCCGTCGGCACCTGTGGCCCCATTGGGCCCACGCTAGGGCCCTCGCAGACAGAGAGAGGCTTGCCGCCTTCGCCGGGCTTCTACCTGCCAAGGTGCGGGAGAAAATCACGACGGCACGGTGGGCACGGCAGTACGGGGACCGTTTTGTGGTGGCCGCCGAAAAGTCCCATTTTCAAACCACGTCGCTGTGGGAGCAGGTCACGCAGTCTCCAGGGACCAAGAACCTTCCCCACTCGTTCCACTTCCTGCCCACTGCGGTCTGCGACGCAAAATGCTACTTTTGCAATCAAAAGGTTCGGGCGAGCGAACACATGCCGCTCAAGGAATTCATCGCCATCACCGACAACATCCCAGGCGAGGTGATGCGATTCTTCCACTTTAGCGGCGGCGGGGAACCGCTACTCTGTGGAGATCTCGCAGAGATGGTCAATTACACGCGGGCCACCTACCCCTGGGTTCAAACGAGCATTCAAACGAACGCTCTGACCCTGGACCGGAACCTGGATTGGATCATCAACAGCTCACTCGGTGGGCTACAAATCTCGTGGCACGGCGCCACCGAAGCAACCGACACCTTGATGTTTGGACGCCCTGGATTCGCCAGCAAGGTGGATGCGCTTCGGCAACTCGACTCGGCCCTACGGGGGCGAAAGAAGACACTCGCAAGACAGTTCAGCGTCGCGGTCGAGCAGCGCAACATTCACGAGCTTCCTGACATTGTCCGGCTCGCCAAGGAGCTCGGTGTGACAGAGGTCAGCGCCACGTTCATCCGCTACTATCCCGTAGAGGGCAAGGGCGACACGGCTGAGTGGCCAAAGGACGCTCGTCACTCGCTATTCTTCGCGCAAGAACGATACAACCAAGCCGTGGACGAGGCGAAACGCGTAGCTCGATCGGTGGGCGTCGCGTTTTCCGCGAGTCGTCCGTTCGGCCACCGCCCGGTCCGCCGCAACTGTCGGCACCCCTGGACAACGGCGGTCATCGATTGGCGAGGACGCCTCTTTCCCTGCCCCGGTGGCGAGGTACAGTTCCATTCCCGCGTCGAGGCGGGCGACTATGATTTTGGCAACCTCCGCGATCAAAGCCTCGCAGAGTGCATCGCCAAGGAGAGCTACACGGCGATTCGACGCACCTGTGACAAGAGCTCGCCCGGCGATTTCATCCCCGAATGTGAGAGCTGCTGCGTGAGTCTTGGACTGTTGGGCACCGATGAGCGCAAGGCCCATCTTCTCAAGTGGCCGGAGGCCTAG
- a CDS encoding carboxypeptidase-like regulatory domain-containing protein — MPKSILFFSCCLACVLSLVSTFALLRFVLPKTRALESIVIAVPEYQSIDIAANPFAVADAQAVEHALDRKASLLIPKDLGELEHFLSFEPNNRSKPLVVYIDMASISNGQQGYLLTAEAESLQVNNAYSIRSLLDQIWRIPVSRKLLILNTNHTGRDLRVGTLGNDFSYFLKNEFNALTKRSNVTDGSSRGSKNNKDNSNFGNDCTESFTVLCSSAAGQPTWGSPSLGHTPFAALVSYCLSGGKKADQPSITGGRSDGVINTSELSQFVIEQTASWSKMNRESSQTPIVLRYGDDFPIATVNPLREAKFESTNKKVDYDATASTAGRKEQKNRSASTQEKESSQRNREGGDKEAATAEVKNHPQDGKEDVTVKNSSSTVVPPTSAKEIAGLLNSLMLLWQNQQDLQSNSSTRWQPNNWSAVQQLLIHAEAKLVAGELTVCRQRLDQAEAILKQLEEWQPINFQWDWSIAFADRKDASAGLIAEKKQVEEFLGKPTPEALAKLVEPQSVEGQLLVSLARQHSIEWFVKEASVVRLAIESKSLAAKIAGCRHPFVNQVILPYLAEADRESRRGQVHLFAGRSLEAADAFRKARVEYRLAVRLSNLVTEQLSTVELTLTTLPFYIDWIGNLPTSSPERDSCVRSLQLLMANFNAFQKLPQANQLDLLVSLCTDFGQLLADHAGHDLSSGDYCTIRMALRLPTISVAERRNALEFLLSRRDEPVPIDGPVAPIDDDFTNSSGRSFPLYEFFSFVNQLHPQVPVPIDFLKSLNENNAQNLHLVKSNVPQLSQLSQIFREFLRRTKHTASNTITKAAPWQQHWQALALAYWLYQPTSDRRVADSGSARIYKEALARALQQAYERLAKDSRFLPEGTYDNSLNSLAKTLERDSRQFLRDSIRMPVQLVSSTDIRLSASGQNFVPIKVLLPARIPDDEVAQLRLNWDDEKLALELPDAVIIPGQMTVDLGVIAPDQLLSIQPTIAEKERLASSSVHELIGSIQFMKSESNSSISEISQVKWLPKVTITTEGIPQKRADLIVSWNDPGATLNHVDLLPNQAITLNLSVKRNVADPLALVLKARGQTEVLGTVEIKDDKPSPVKPQAGLGFVITDAAITFELYENENLLDEKSVAISILDLNDCLQRQVTFNPRRRTVTALLQQTQFSDSPAPIHLEFSTNEDQTIPGRLSLSLERDHNTGLMEAQFARSTLLPTDISISASGVPRLFRYSVYPELVNCPPQRTLALYWDAPTPKTAFKFKAGQQMMLPIAAQIDGPRDLDFQVGFDHNSNSILEPNEVQFDEELWFGRRVKPQLVPTKDGFSVVSTVSDVATLLDVSGFAGRQTLIARAESDDDQCQETVPLYFVDSAPQIEIVQPAQGATIAPGNEIKVVLQGEKNSAGAIDHVDFGFDLNRNDVLDKNEMVKPIDASKGPVSFDEFSQLSVHLSSKGLKPGETSLLVQTQTLVHNLAEPDKSPESLAGDVLNRTIEISNTGSLVGRVSTADGLPTENAIVTVVGYPSQLTGKDGAFEFLQLPPGNHVITAETRIRSVATVAEVKAGETSRLGLQLRLK; from the coding sequence GTGCCGAAATCTATTTTGTTTTTTAGCTGCTGTTTGGCGTGTGTGCTAAGCCTGGTTAGCACCTTCGCCTTGCTTCGCTTCGTCCTGCCAAAAACTCGGGCACTGGAATCGATTGTGATTGCGGTTCCAGAGTATCAATCGATTGACATTGCCGCTAATCCATTCGCTGTGGCGGATGCTCAAGCAGTTGAGCACGCACTTGATAGGAAAGCATCTCTGCTGATTCCAAAAGACTTGGGGGAGTTGGAGCATTTTCTTTCATTCGAACCAAACAATCGTAGTAAACCGCTAGTTGTCTACATTGATATGGCCAGTATCAGTAACGGACAACAAGGATATTTGCTCACCGCTGAAGCCGAATCACTGCAAGTCAACAATGCGTACTCAATCCGGAGTCTGTTGGATCAGATTTGGCGAATACCCGTCTCACGCAAGCTGCTAATTTTGAACACCAACCACACTGGCCGTGATTTGCGCGTGGGGACTTTGGGAAACGATTTCAGCTATTTCCTCAAAAATGAATTTAACGCATTGACCAAGCGTTCCAATGTCACAGATGGATCCTCGCGAGGTAGTAAGAACAACAAGGACAATTCGAATTTCGGAAACGATTGTACAGAGAGCTTTACTGTCCTCTGCTCCAGTGCCGCGGGTCAGCCAACCTGGGGATCACCGAGTCTTGGGCACACTCCATTTGCTGCATTGGTTTCCTATTGTCTCAGCGGTGGGAAAAAAGCCGACCAACCATCGATAACTGGCGGTAGATCCGATGGAGTCATTAACACGTCAGAGCTCAGCCAGTTTGTCATTGAACAAACAGCTAGTTGGTCGAAGATGAACCGTGAATCATCCCAGACTCCGATCGTTCTTCGGTATGGTGACGACTTTCCTATTGCCACCGTCAATCCGTTACGCGAAGCAAAATTCGAATCGACAAACAAGAAGGTAGATTACGACGCCACGGCTTCGACGGCTGGTCGGAAGGAACAAAAGAATCGCTCGGCTAGCACCCAAGAAAAGGAATCTTCACAACGGAATCGAGAAGGGGGCGATAAAGAAGCAGCGACCGCAGAAGTGAAAAATCATCCTCAGGATGGCAAAGAGGATGTCACGGTCAAAAATTCAAGTTCCACCGTCGTTCCACCCACGTCAGCAAAAGAGATTGCAGGATTGCTCAATAGCCTGATGCTGCTCTGGCAAAATCAGCAGGATCTCCAAAGTAATTCGTCTACCCGCTGGCAACCAAACAACTGGTCGGCAGTGCAGCAGTTGCTGATACACGCGGAAGCCAAATTGGTTGCAGGAGAGTTAACCGTTTGTCGACAAAGGCTTGATCAAGCTGAGGCGATCTTAAAACAACTCGAAGAATGGCAGCCCATCAACTTCCAATGGGACTGGTCGATTGCATTTGCAGACAGGAAAGATGCATCTGCGGGCTTGATCGCTGAGAAGAAGCAGGTCGAAGAGTTTTTGGGAAAACCGACGCCGGAAGCACTTGCAAAATTAGTAGAGCCGCAATCAGTTGAAGGCCAGCTACTTGTCAGCTTAGCTCGGCAGCATTCGATTGAATGGTTCGTCAAAGAGGCTTCTGTAGTTCGTCTGGCAATCGAAAGTAAGTCACTAGCGGCGAAAATTGCAGGTTGCCGCCACCCGTTTGTCAACCAAGTGATTTTGCCTTACCTCGCGGAAGCGGATCGCGAGTCTCGTCGGGGACAAGTCCATTTATTTGCAGGGAGAAGCCTCGAAGCTGCTGATGCTTTTCGTAAAGCGCGCGTTGAATACAGACTCGCAGTGCGACTTAGTAATTTGGTCACCGAACAACTGAGTACCGTTGAATTAACTCTGACGACATTACCATTTTATATCGATTGGATTGGCAATCTTCCGACATCATCACCGGAACGCGATAGTTGCGTCAGATCGCTTCAGCTGTTGATGGCAAATTTCAATGCGTTTCAAAAATTGCCGCAAGCTAACCAACTCGATTTATTGGTGTCCCTTTGTACCGACTTTGGGCAATTATTGGCTGATCATGCCGGCCATGATTTGTCCAGCGGCGACTATTGCACGATTCGCATGGCGCTCCGTCTGCCAACGATAAGCGTCGCTGAGCGACGAAACGCACTTGAATTCCTTTTGTCACGACGGGATGAACCTGTGCCGATCGACGGTCCAGTGGCGCCGATTGATGATGATTTCACGAATTCAAGTGGCCGCTCATTCCCGCTATATGAATTCTTTTCTTTCGTCAATCAACTGCATCCTCAAGTTCCAGTGCCAATCGATTTCCTGAAATCTCTGAACGAAAATAACGCCCAGAATTTGCATCTGGTGAAATCGAATGTTCCGCAGCTTTCGCAACTCAGTCAGATATTCCGAGAATTTCTGCGCCGAACTAAACATACCGCATCCAACACGATCACGAAGGCGGCCCCATGGCAGCAACACTGGCAGGCGTTGGCGTTGGCCTACTGGCTGTATCAGCCAACTTCGGATCGTCGAGTGGCCGATTCCGGATCGGCACGGATTTACAAAGAGGCTCTTGCCAGGGCATTGCAGCAAGCTTACGAACGATTGGCGAAAGACAGTCGGTTTCTTCCCGAAGGAACTTACGATAATTCGCTGAATTCGCTTGCTAAAACGTTGGAGCGGGATTCACGCCAATTTCTACGTGATTCAATACGCATGCCTGTTCAACTCGTAAGTTCAACAGATATTCGATTGTCGGCAAGTGGCCAAAACTTCGTTCCCATCAAAGTGTTATTACCCGCTCGGATTCCGGACGACGAAGTCGCTCAGCTAAGATTGAATTGGGATGACGAAAAGCTGGCATTGGAATTGCCCGATGCGGTCATAATTCCCGGTCAAATGACAGTTGACCTCGGGGTAATCGCACCAGACCAGCTCCTGTCGATTCAGCCAACGATCGCCGAAAAGGAACGCCTCGCCTCATCCTCGGTGCACGAGCTTATCGGTAGCATTCAGTTCATGAAATCTGAAAGCAACTCCAGCATCAGTGAGATCTCTCAGGTCAAATGGTTGCCAAAGGTAACAATCACGACCGAAGGCATTCCACAAAAGCGAGCCGATTTGATCGTTTCTTGGAATGATCCGGGGGCGACCCTGAATCATGTCGATTTGCTACCCAACCAGGCAATCACATTGAACTTAAGTGTGAAACGCAATGTCGCCGATCCGCTCGCGTTGGTTCTCAAAGCAAGGGGGCAAACGGAAGTCTTAGGGACTGTTGAGATCAAAGATGACAAACCATCCCCGGTCAAGCCACAAGCTGGGCTTGGTTTTGTCATCACTGATGCGGCGATCACATTTGAACTTTACGAGAATGAAAACCTGCTGGACGAAAAATCGGTTGCGATTAGCATTTTGGATCTAAATGATTGCCTACAAAGACAAGTCACTTTCAATCCGCGGCGACGTACCGTGACGGCATTGTTGCAGCAGACACAATTTAGTGACTCTCCCGCGCCTATCCACTTAGAATTTTCCACAAACGAAGATCAAACAATTCCGGGGCGCCTATCATTATCCCTGGAGCGTGATCACAACACGGGTTTGATGGAAGCACAATTCGCCAGATCCACGTTACTGCCAACTGATATTTCGATTTCAGCAAGTGGAGTTCCCCGACTTTTCCGATACAGCGTTTATCCCGAACTCGTAAACTGCCCGCCGCAGCGAACGTTAGCTTTATATTGGGATGCACCGACCCCGAAAACGGCCTTCAAATTTAAAGCGGGACAACAAATGATGCTCCCGATTGCTGCCCAAATAGACGGCCCGCGCGATCTCGATTTCCAGGTGGGATTCGATCACAACAGCAACTCCATTCTCGAACCAAATGAAGTTCAATTTGACGAAGAACTTTGGTTTGGACGCCGTGTGAAACCGCAATTGGTGCCAACGAAAGATGGTTTTTCTGTAGTGTCCACTGTTTCTGATGTGGCGACGTTGTTAGACGTTTCCGGTTTTGCTGGACGACAAACTCTGATTGCCCGAGCGGAATCTGATGATGATCAATGCCAAGAAACGGTGCCCTTGTACTTCGTCGATTCGGCTCCGCAGATCGAGATTGTCCAACCTGCTCAAGGCGCGACAATCGCGCCGGGAAATGAAATCAAGGTCGTTCTGCAAGGCGAAAAAAATTCCGCGGGTGCGATCGACCATGTGGATTTTGGCTTTGATTTGAACAGGAATGACGTGCTCGACAAGAACGAAATGGTGAAGCCGATTGATGCGTCGAAAGGTCCAGTCTCATTTGACGAGTTTTCACAGTTGTCCGTTCACCTGTCTTCCAAAGGCCTCAAACCTGGCGAAACCAGCTTACTCGTACAGACGCAAACTTTGGTCCACAATTTGGCGGAACCGGACAAGAGCCCTGAATCGTTAGCAGGCGATGTGCTCAATCGAACGATAGAGATTAGCAACACCGGATCGCTTGTTGGCCGCGTTTCTACGGCAGACGGGCTGCCAACCGAAAATGCGATTGTCACTGTCGTCGGATATCCATCTCAGTTGACAGGCAAGGACGGAGCGTTTGAGTTCTTGCAGTTGCCGCCTGGCAATCATGTTATTACTGCAGAAACACGTATCCGGTCAGTGGCTACCGTTGCTGAAGTCAAAGCGGGGGAAACATCCAGGCTCGGTTTACAACTGCGGCTCAAGTAA
- a CDS encoding PEP-CTERM sorting domain-containing protein (PEP-CTERM proteins occur, often in large numbers, in the proteomes of bacteria that also encode an exosortase, a predicted intramembrane cysteine proteinase. The presence of a PEP-CTERM domain at a protein's C-terminus predicts cleavage within the sorting domain, followed by covalent anchoring to some some component of the (usually Gram-negative) cell surface. Many PEP-CTERM proteins exhibit an unusual sequence composition that includes large numbers of potential glycosylation sites. Expression of one such protein has been shown restore the ability of a bacterium to form floc, a type of biofilm.), translating to RLTATAVPEPSSLVLISLAGLALLARRRRR from the coding sequence CGGCTTACCGCGACGGCAGTTCCAGAACCATCGAGCCTTGTGTTGATCTCGTTGGCCGGATTGGCTTTGTTGGCTCGTCGACGACGTCGCTAA